Sequence from the Candidatus Syntrophosphaera sp. genome:
CTGGAATCTTATGAACCGGGGGGGGTCCAGAATCCGGGCGGATTCACCGTTCCCCTCACCTGTTCGGGGATCAGAACTTCGCCCCTACCGGAATTTTATGAGAGGATCACGAATCTGAGCCTTTATGGCGTCTCCATGGCCCCGGCGATCGTTGAGCACATCCGTGACGGCCTGTGGGAAATGAATACGGCCTATTGCGATGTGGACATTGCCGAGTTCATAGCCAGTTGCTCGGTCATCCCTCCCAGCCTGGAGATCCTTTATTGGCCATACCAAATGCTCACGCAATGGGAAGAATGCGTCGTGTTCGCGGGGAACCTCAACATTCCGCTGGTGGCCTATCCGGTCGGCTCCGCGGCGATCTGGTTTCCCTGGCACAGGCAGTATTTTGACGGCTGGTGGAGGCAATATCGCAAATTGGAGTTTGCCTCCACGCAGTGGCTGAGGTTTCTGAACAGGGGTTTGGGTGATACCGTTCCGCCGGATCTGCCTGAGGTTTCCGAGCAATCAGTGGTTTTGGGGACGCTCCAGTTTCGCATTGTCCAGCCGGCAGATCCGGACTCCTTGAGTTACCAAGTGTGTCTCTTTCAAGGCAGCAGCGAAGATTGCGATGTGTCATACTTTAATCCGGCGGTTTCAGAAGCTTCTTTTTGGGTACGCCTTCCGGTCTGGCAGTTCGGATCAGTGACAGTTAAATGCATGGATACCTGCGGCAATTGGTCGGAATCAACTTCATTCCAGTATGAGTTCCCCGAGCCCGGCTTGGAACTACTGATGGTTCCCAATCCCGTTAGAGACAGGTTATCGGCCTCCGCGCGCTGGTATTTGCCGGATGGCCTGGAAGGGCAGGTGGATCTGACCCTGTTCAACATCCGTGGCCAGAAAGTGCTGTCCCGGAGTTTTCAGCAGAATGAAGCCGGGGAAGGAAACTGGCTGCTTTCCGCCGAAGAGGAATTCCGCCATCTGGCCCGGGGAGTGTATGTCCTGAAATTGAAAGCTGGCAGTAAGTGGCGTCAGCAAAAACTCACAATTCTATAGAAAACGAGGCTTTGCGGATTTTGTGGATAAGATGTGGATAACTTGGAAGTGTGTTTTGGCGCATTTGCCAAGGTATTGCAAGACAAGATGTTGTAAAATGGACTTTATCCACGGCCAATGTGGATAAGTTCGTAGATAACTGCCAATCAGGGAATTGGGAACAGCTATGGAATACTCCAAACTGAGCAAGAACCGGATCAAGGAACTGGCGAAACTGAAGCAGAAAAAATACCGCCTGGCAGAGGGCAGGGTGGTGGTGGAAGGGATCCGGATCCTCCTTCAGATGAAGGAATACGGACTCACGCCGATTGAACAATACCTCGGAGAGGGTGGGAAGGCCATGTGGGACGGCGTTCCTGCTTTCGAACTGCGAGATTGGGAATTCGCAGCAATCTGCGACAGCGAGCATCCTTCGGGCCTGGCGGCGCTTTTTCCGGTGCCAGAACCTCACAGAGTGGATTTCAGGCGCGCTTTCTACCTTGATGGAATCAGCGATCCGGGCAACCTGGGCACCATCTTTCGCCTGGCTGCCGCTTTTTCGTTGGATTCGCTCTTCTTGTCTCCAAGCTGTGTGGAGATATCCTCTCCCAAAGTGATCAGGGCTTCTCTGGGTAGCGTCTATGCGGTTCCTTATGAAGTTTTGGGCTTTGAGGGAATAACGGCAAAAG
This genomic interval carries:
- a CDS encoding T9SS type A sorting domain-containing protein, whose product is MKKCLLLLLGILFLTPVVAETWTVLVYMAADNNLWQNAVQDVNDMESVSMPGNLNLIVQTDMPVNSSYPGGQRRRIRQDSSAQITSPLLANLGSIDSGDPQTLKSFINWGFERYPSQRRMLVIWGHGDNWFKQEEFKWICPDDGSQSLMSVANGDLKEALTGIPHLDILLFDACSMQSLEVLAEVMHAADYVIGSAELVPAAGFPYQTMVPLFASLGPEQLAEQIPQKYLESYEPGGVQNPGGFTVPLTCSGIRTSPLPEFYERITNLSLYGVSMAPAIVEHIRDGLWEMNTAYCDVDIAEFIASCSVIPPSLEILYWPYQMLTQWEECVVFAGNLNIPLVAYPVGSAAIWFPWHRQYFDGWWRQYRKLEFASTQWLRFLNRGLGDTVPPDLPEVSEQSVVLGTLQFRIVQPADPDSLSYQVCLFQGSSEDCDVSYFNPAVSEASFWVRLPVWQFGSVTVKCMDTCGNWSESTSFQYEFPEPGLELLMVPNPVRDRLSASARWYLPDGLEGQVDLTLFNIRGQKVLSRSFQQNEAGEGNWLLSAEEEFRHLARGVYVLKLKAGSKWRQQKLTIL
- a CDS encoding RNA methyltransferase, with protein sequence MEYSKLSKNRIKELAKLKQKKYRLAEGRVVVEGIRILLQMKEYGLTPIEQYLGEGGKAMWDGVPAFELRDWEFAAICDSEHPSGLAALFPVPEPHRVDFRRAFYLDGISDPGNLGTIFRLAAAFSLDSLFLSPSCVEISSPKVIRASLGSVYAVPYEVLGFEGITAKDARLLVTDARSGSPLRDLRLSPEDRVIIVLGSEAHGISSELMQAANSVVTVEMGRGIESLNVAVAAGIIAHHLYTG